The DNA window GTATATCGGGACGTTCTCGACCTTTATTCCCCAGCGATTGTATTCTGGGTCGTAGAACTCTCCGAGATCCTTATAGCGCTCGTACATCTCGGCCATCGTGATGAGATGCTCCTCACCTTCGTTCTCGAACAGTATCTTGGCGTTTCCGTCTATACAGCCGCCTCCGGCCTTCTGTATCATCGCCACATCGTGGGCCGCTTTCATTATGCTCTCCATGTCGTCTTCAATCGGGACTACAAAGCACGCCGAGAGCATTCCGAGGGGCCTTCCGGAGTTGATGAGGGCTGGTGTGTTTGGCATGAAGTACTGCCCGGTCATCAGCCTGAAGTACTCCTCTATCTCGTCCTCGTACTTGTCGAAGGCGCCGTTTTCTAGCATCTTCAGAACTTCGTCTATTGGGAGCTTCATCTGGCCTTTCTCAGCCAGCTCGCGGTAGAGGTTGAGAAGTCTCTCAAAGTGCCACTTGTTGAGCTTGAACCTTCCTATGGAGAACTTCCCGTCGTACTCGTCGAGGTTGTGGAGGTACTTCTCAAGGGCCTTCAAGTCCTGCTCGTGTCCGCCGTTTTTGTCAAAGACCCTCTCGTCGTAGAGAATATCCGGAACGACGGCGAGGATGGCAACCCTCTCGAAGAGCTCCTTCGGGCTCTCGATTATTTCGCCCTTCTCGTTCTTGATGAGGTAGCGGGAAGCCAGAACGCGGAGGGCGTTGAGGGAGAAGCGCTTGTCTATTTCATCAAGCTTGTCCTTGTTGAGAATTTTCTTCTTCTCCTCCCTAATTTCGGCCTTCTTCTTGCGGTAGAGGATGTAGGCCTTGGCAACGTCAAAAAGGCCTGCCCTCATCAGTTCAAGCTCGACTATATCCTGTATGTTTTCTATGTTTGGGATCTGACCGTCGTAGAGCTCGTTTATCCTCCTAACTACGCGCCTGACTACTTTGTTGAGAAGCTTCTCGTCCCTGACTCCGACTTCGAGCATTGCCCTATGTATAGCCCACCTTATACGCTCCTTATCAAAGGGTACAATTCTACCGTCTCGTTTCATCACTTTTTCAACAGGCATATAAACACCCCTGTCATAGTTTATATACATTTGCGTGTCTATTAGTATTATGAACAGCGGGTGGAACTATGGGAGGGGAGGTACATATACCTTATCCCGTCCAAGTTCGCCATGTTGACAAAAAATACCTGGAGCACTTGCATAATGGGTGGCCCTATTAAAACCGAGACATCACAACGTTGGACGAATTATCCATCAATTTTTTCGTATATGAGCCTCAGCCTGTAGGCGTGTTTGAGCTCTTCCCCCGCCATCATCTTGAATATATGACTTAGAGAGCCGTCCAGAATCTCGGCCAGCCTCGTGTAGAGCTCGTATGCGTGCTTCTCCCTTATCAGCGCCTCTACTACCAGTTCCTCAAGGCTCTCGGGGTGTGCCCTCTCGTCGTGCACCATCGGTTCCAGCTCAAGCTCCTCAACGTAGTCGAAGATCATGTTCTTGAGGCTTCCCTCTGAGAGGAGGCCCTCGAGGGTCTTTCTGTGCCTCAGCTCCTCTTCGGCGAGCTGGGCGAAGTCGTCTTTCAGGTCGGGCCTCTCAAAGAGGGCAAAGGTTTCACCCAGCTTGTACAGGTTGTAGAGCTCGTTTTCCTGCCAGATAATCCTTTTTATCAGCTCTTCGGCCCCCATCTAAAGGACAGCCTCCAGGTACCTTTTCAGCTCTCCCACATCTGGGAGAACGAGGTCGGGCTTTATGTCGCTTTCGGCAACGTCCTTGAGCGTGCTGACACCGGTGAGCACCATTACGGCCTTCATACCGAAGCGCTTTGCGAACGCTATGTCAGTATCGAGCCTGTCCCCGACCATCCAGAGTTCTTCAACATCTCCAAGCCTATCCTTGACAACTTCGTAGGCTGGTTCGTTGGGCTTGCCGATGACTACCGGTTCCTTGTCCGTTGATGCCTTGAGTGCGGCTATTATTGCCCCAGCGCCGGGATAGAGTCCTTCCTCTGCTGGATAAGTCGTGTCTGGGTTGGTTGCGATGAAGCTCGCTCCGTTCCTTATGGCAAGCGTCCCGTACTTGAGCTTCTCATAGGTCAGCTCCGGGTCAAGGCCGACAATGACGTGCCTGATTCTCTTCCAGGCACCTTCTCTGGCATCTCCAAGGCCAACCACACCCCAGCCAAGGCGCTCCATCTCCCTGAGAAGCCCCTTCCCCCCAATTACGAAAACATCTCCCGGTTCGAAGTGCCTCTCCATGTAGAGCCTTGTGGCAAGGCCCGATGTAACTATAGCCTCCCCCGGCACGTCTATGCCCATTGAGAAGAGCTTTTCCCTGTACATCTCAGGGTCTTTAGTGGAGTTGTTTGTGAGGAAGATAAAGGGTATCCTCCCTTCCTTCAGGAACTCTATGAGCTCTTTTGCACCCTTTATCGGCTCGTTGCCCCGGTAGACGACGCCGTCCATATCGAAGATTATCCCGATTTTCCCCGCCATGGTGGAGAAAAGGGAGGGTGTGTTTAAAAGCTCACCCCTCACGGCCTCACTTCTATGTTGAGCTTTAGGCTCTGTATCGTCCCGTTGATGGCCTCGAGTATCAGGTTCTTGGCATCGGTCTCCGCGTAGTTCCCGTCCGGTGGTGCTGGCGGTAGCTCCGGGGGTTTATCCTTGAAGAGGAGGAACCAGACCTGCCACTTTCCTGGCCTGTTTATGCTGAACGTGTAGTTGGTCTCAAACTGGGGTGTCCAGTTGCCCTCTATGTTCACCGGAACTGAGGGGAGGGTCACGTTGAACCAGCCGGGCATGGGGTACATCTCATATATCAGGGTCGTGTTGGTGGCGCTGTTCCAGGTCAGGTTCATCCGCCATATCTGGACGTAATAGGTCACGTTCCTGTGCTCGTGATTCACTATGCCGATTATCATCGTCCCGTTCTCCCCAACGAAGAGCTCCGTCGGATAATCGGCAGCTTTTCCTCCCGGCCCGAGTATGTAGAACTCCGTAAACTTCTCCCCAGGCTTCGGGTGGGTTATAACGTAGCCGAGGGTTGCTATGGAGGAGATAATCGCCATTATGAGGATGACCGTTAGGGCTTTGTCAAGCCTGCTGGAATTTTCCCACTCAAGCTCCTCCTTGAGCCTCTCAACCGTTATCCACGGCACCCATGGGTTTATGGCATTTGCCCTGCGGTGGATCGCGGCGAGGGCAAAGAGGACGTTGAAGACGGTTAAGCTCACGAGGATTGGGAGCAACCTTATTCCCCAGGGGGTGTAGTTGAGGCCGAGCCCTATGAGCGGAACTATCGCTATGCTCAGGCCGAAGCTGAGCGCCAATCTCTCCAGGTTGTCGAGCTCCTTCTTCTCCGGGAAGAGAGCTGTTATGAATGCGTAGCCGGGGAAGAAGAGGACGAAGGCTAAGCCAAGGGCCTTCCTCGCAAGACTCTCCGGGAAGTAGAATATCAGGAGGTCGAGGAGCAGTGAGAGGCCGATTATAGTGAGCAAATCCCAGTACCTCTTCCACCCCATCAGTTTCACCACGGCGTTTATGCCTGCTCTGGGAGGTTCAGATATTGCGGTTACTAAAGACATTGTGGAACACATAAAGAAGGGGTTCTAAAGTTCCTCAAAAGGGCACTATGACAAAAACTCCAAAAAATAAAACTCTAAACAAACCTCTCCAGAGCTTCCCTTATCTTCCCCAAACTGACACCAGTTCTCTTCTCGATAGCTACCACTAACTCAATGTCTTCTTTATCAATGCTCCTGCTTAGGAGCGTCAGAATTATATCAATTATCAAAAAAGCAGTAGTTATAAAAACTGCATGCCATATACTCTCTATCCCCATAGCAACCAGCTTAAGAACCCCCAATAAACCAAAATCTATAATTAATATCTTCACATAGTTCCAGCTGAACGGGTGAATCCTAATCCTTTTGTAAGGCCAGTACGATCTAAAGATGTTTGCGATGATATAGGAAACAGCAGTGGCAATCGCGGCACCTACCATTCCATATCTTGGTATCAGGGCAAAATTGAGGGAAATATTGGATATCACGGCAAGCGTGTCCCCCACCATGTTGAGAGTGGGTTTTCCAATAATGATGAGAGTCAGCCCGTTCAACCCCAGAAACGTATGGAACATGAAACCTATGGACAGTATTTGAAGTGCTGATGAGGCAGGGATGTACTTCTCACCAAAGACGAAGGATACGGTGGTTTCTGAGAATAGAAAAAGGACGGCAAATATTGGTAAAGTCAGAAGGAATATCCACTTTGTTAAAATTTGATATACTCGTCCCATTTCCTTAATTTTCCCCTGGACGTACAGGGAAGTGACAATGGGGGTGTAAATTACAGATGCAGAGCTTAGAAAGACTGGGATCAACCTTGCTAATGGGGTGGCTGCGTTGTACAGCCCTACGACCGCTGAGCCTTTGTAAGATACTGTACTGTTAGGATAATTTTGGTATCACCTCCTGTGTCCATTCAGTGACATCCCCGGGCGGCCGATCAAACCGGGAATGAATTCTAACAAAATTATACCAGAAAGCAAACAGAAAAACAAACCTCTGAACTTTCCTCCAATCATTACTCCTGAAATTATTCCAGAAACGCTTTGTCCTCTCCTTAACAGTCCTAAACCAACGCTCAACACTGTTCCTCGGCCCGAAAGTCACATGCACGTAATCCACCCCAGAGTATTAAACGCTGACTTGTACCACGGGCCACCACCAACCAGAAAAACCGGTTTATTAACGCAGGACTTTAACACAGTGCTAATGAAATCCCTGGCAGTCCACCAGTTCCGGGTAGTCGTAATCCAGACTGCGAGAACTCCCTGCTCTCAACGTCGATTGCAGCCCGGAGAAATCTTCTCTCCCCATTGATTTTTATTACAGTCTCATCAACTGCGATGAAGTTCCTCCGTTTTCTCACTGCGAGGATTTTTGGCTTGTAAACTGCTTCCGCTATTTTTTGAACTGTTTCCCAGACTGTTACGTGACTAATTCGCAGGGATTCTGGCGACTTGACGGTAGCTTAGGCCTTTCAGGTAGGGGTTTATTGCCCTGATTTTCTTTTCTGCTGGGACTTTGTTTCGGCGAAAGGGTTTTAAAGCTGAAACCACCCAGTAAATAATGAGTTCAGCTTTCATGTTTCCCCCTTCTTTTTCTGAGGTATTTTCAGAAATTTAAACCTGACACCCCACTGCTTATCCTAACAGTATCATTATCAAGTATAATTATTATCCTAACTATTAAATTAAATCCCTAACCCTCGAAGGCTCCTTCTCCCTGTAAAATGCAACTACCCTAGGAAGAGAATTCTGAAAGCCAAGCGTAGCTAGTATAAGAGCAATACTCAAAACTGTCAGAGCTAGATTAAAAACACCATACTCTGCAGTTGAATAATGCCTCGCTATCAATGCCCTGCTCAAAAACTCAAAAAACAACCAAAATACAGTCCCAAAAAACACTATCCCCGTTCCCCTTGCAATCCTCTGCAGTGCCTGGCTTGCCTCGCTCATTGGAGCTCACCATGTTGGTTTTGATCCATTTTGATATCCTCAGCCTCTCTTGGTTGACATTTGTCCTTTAACACTTCCGAGCTTTTAAAATATTCCTGGTCTGGAAGCATGGAATTGAGCTCTTCAAATATCTTGTTGGCTTTTCTAACTACCTCTTTATACCTCTCGTTCTCCTCTTTGAATTCCACAGCCCTCTCTAACACCTTATCCATAATCTCCATCACCCTAATTAAGATGCTTGAAAGTCCCTTGATATACTGCTCATACATTGTGTTCTCTTTTTCAAGCTCTTCCAATTTTTTCCTGAGCTCCTCATTCTCATCTTCGAGTAACTTGGCCCTCTCCTCAAGCACCTTAATTCTCTTATCCCTAAAAGCTATTGATATTTTTCCACAACCCTCTCCCAAAAGGCCATTCGAGAAGTTGAAAACCTTCTAAAACCCTTTCTCTCCTTAAAGTGAGTCTTGTAAAGCCCCCACCAAATGTCCCGATACTCCTCGGGAACCATCTTTTCTATCATGATTTTCACAATTAAATCCTCAAGCTCTTCAAACTCCCCTTCCTGCCCCCCCTTCTCCAGGTACCCCAAATACTTCAACCCTTGGCTTGAAAGGGAATACCTATACTCATAGCCCCTGTAGCAGATTTTCCCGCTTTTAGTCCTGACCTTTCGCTTGACCCTCCTCTTTTTCAGAAAGCCCATAGCGTAGAGTCTCCTCAAATCATTAGAAATTAGCTTCCTATCAACTCTTCTTGAATAAAATGTGAAGAGCTCTAAGCGAAGATGTGCAATTGGTTTAATCCCTTTCTTAATGGCATCACTCAGCTCCCTAGCAGTAAACTCCCTAGTACCAAAGCATAAGTATATTATCTTGAGTAATGTCCGGAAGTCAAGGGTTATAGAGTTCATCATCTAATAGTATGACGAACTCTTACTAAAAAGCATTATGCCCCAGCAAGTTGCGTGATTTCTTTACGCACCAAGTTTCGTAAAAATAGTGAAGAGTCTCATTGAAGCATCAAGTCTATGAACGCATCAACTTCTCCAACTTCAAGAGGAATAACATCCTCATCCCCTACCTTCTGAACGCATACCTTCTCCTCACCCCTCCAAACGAGCCAGAATTCTGCATCAGAGCTGCAAAACTTAGCAAGGCAACTTTTCTTCGGCATCTTATCAAAGAGCAGGAGGACTAAAACGCGCTCATCTCTTAAAAGAACTACTGAATCCAGTACATCAGCCTCAGCAATCTTGGCCTTTTCTTGGATGAGGAGTCTGAGCTTCATCTTTTCTAGGATTTCCTCAGTCTCATGGAGGTTCAGCATTCCAATCACCACATCATTTTCTG is part of the Thermococcus stetteri genome and encodes:
- a CDS encoding ferritin family protein, with product MGAEELIKRIIWQENELYNLYKLGETFALFERPDLKDDFAQLAEEELRHRKTLEGLLSEGSLKNMIFDYVEELELEPMVHDERAHPESLEELVVEALIREKHAYELYTRLAEILDGSLSHIFKMMAGEELKHAYRLRLIYEKIDG
- a CDS encoding oligosaccharide flippase family protein produces the protein MSEASQALQRIARGTGIVFFGTVFWLFFEFLSRALIARHYSTAEYGVFNLALTVLSIALILATLGFQNSLPRVVAFYREKEPSRVRDLI
- a CDS encoding DUF1616 domain-containing protein, which encodes MGWKRYWDLLTIIGLSLLLDLLIFYFPESLARKALGLAFVLFFPGYAFITALFPEKKELDNLERLALSFGLSIAIVPLIGLGLNYTPWGIRLLPILVSLTVFNVLFALAAIHRRANAINPWVPWITVERLKEELEWENSSRLDKALTVILIMAIISSIATLGYVITHPKPGEKFTEFYILGPGGKAADYPTELFVGENGTMIIGIVNHEHRNVTYYVQIWRMNLTWNSATNTTLIYEMYPMPGWFNVTLPSVPVNIEGNWTPQFETNYTFSINRPGKWQVWFLLFKDKPPELPPAPPDGNYAETDAKNLILEAINGTIQSLKLNIEVRP
- a CDS encoding HAD-IIA family hydrolase, whose protein sequence is MAGKIGIIFDMDGVVYRGNEPIKGAKELIEFLKEGRIPFIFLTNNSTKDPEMYREKLFSMGIDVPGEAIVTSGLATRLYMERHFEPGDVFVIGGKGLLREMERLGWGVVGLGDAREGAWKRIRHVIVGLDPELTYEKLKYGTLAIRNGASFIATNPDTTYPAEEGLYPGAGAIIAALKASTDKEPVVIGKPNEPAYEVVKDRLGDVEELWMVGDRLDTDIAFAKRFGMKAVMVLTGVSTLKDVAESDIKPDLVLPDVGELKRYLEAVL